A region from the Variovorax sp. RKNM96 genome encodes:
- a CDS encoding Hpt domain-containing protein yields the protein MSIQTPATAPIAGNLPATEDLGPLAWVLGEIQKSLDGVGKSLRRFVRDVGSATEPESGPLQMARQQLHQAVGALQMVGHSSPALVLGAIEFAVQGFIAEPQRCTDSAVLKIERAGFAVTDFLSALLAGKPVSSVALFPQYRDVLELGGNERVHPADLWSTAWRWVEVKPALTQAAVAYDPSVRSRLDREVLQLVKAGDMQAAKNLQGLCLGLGRGALLPRVASFWTLAAGFFEALSLGLIPADAYVKRAATRVLLQYATLARGDSLVSDRLGQDLLFFCAQAVPTARDEAATLRTVRSAWGVAHEQRIDYTVEQFGRFDPLVLTQARKRIETAKEMWSALSGGDITRTRQVADTFAQLGESLQKLHPPSLPMVEALSHAVEALSHAVEASVKSGQPPDTELAMEVATSVLYLEAALEDLDPSDPQLTSRTLQLAGRIERVRAGGHSEPLEPWMEDLYRRVSDRQTMGTVVDELRSHLSELEKSLDQYFRRPAEKGLLRTVPTQLMQMRGVFSVLGLDQAALTVQRMRDDVEAMLVSTSPAEEMAGFDALGNNLGALGFLIDMLGYQPALAKRLFVFDAEAGELKPLMGRQATDSHEGEVATPVAEPVLSIEEVDAQIASKLAALATPARKTKPTPLEEFSRKAESWTSKITGPGALPDTEVTELEEDDLQNIFLDEAREVVHNGLAAITELGSHPDDIEELTILRRAFHTLKGSSRMVGLTDFGDAAWSLEQVLNTWLADQRPATPEMLSATERTLRDFGQWVEAIASGESHSWQAGPFSRVADALMAGEPVPPPVRVADAEQLAVAARHIAAEPELPPLPDLSFLPDLPVQAAPEPFPELPALEEPQKPVSADADDDFTSTDFIDFETKQPTSPAPLAALPTGDDFDFLAPAKTPAPAEPAAAPLVEPEAGIEATVPTAASLPDFAWDLNPLPVPANEPKANDMALPPLEAPAALPELELTLDLEPEAVAAEVAAPVETPAESPVVVVEEETPEPVVAQEAAVADVAEVVEEEASTSASAEDQVKVIGPLRIGIALYNVYLNEADEWSRQLATDVGEWALESHERLPDSTIALAHSLAGSSATVGFHSLSGMARLLESALQHLQMQGSGTREQGVVLVAAADELRRLLHQFAVGFLRDPAEGTLQALRDIAAAPMPLEAAVRSEVRPFQQIVSTSDGMADVALDDSEDAIDLADAVDADLFPIFEEEAADLMPQLGEALRQWSHHPDDSAPRASVLRTLHTLKGSARLAGAMRLGERAHRMESEIEVLGSQGAERADIEKLLTRLDALQATFDALRAADDATQAEMAQLVAAATAPVPAVSVAQVAAADVGVPANDEEASPVEPGEAAAAAESAVTMLQPRPAPALLAPLRAASGQAVRIRTQLLDRLVAQTGEVIITRSRLEAELGQLRGSLSDLTGNLDRLRQQLRDIEVQAESQMQSRLAQAKDSQQSFDPLEFDRFTRVQELTRMMAESVNDVATVQRTLQKTVQATEDDLSVQARQTRELQRGLLRTRMVEFEGISDRLYRVVRQASKDTGKQVRLDIVGGSIEMDRGVLDRMTPAFEHLLRNCVAHGIEDSAAREKAGKEASGLIVIDLHHEGNDVSVSFRDDGAGLDQKRIAERARALGLLAGDQELTPEEATELIFKPGFSTAGQVSELAGRGIGMDVVRAQISALGGRIETHSTAGQGTTFKLVLPLTTAVTHVVMLRAGEVSIGVPSNLVELVQRVAGADLEAAYLHNSHPFGSEQVPFYWAGALLQASARSEHAGAKNNTLVIVRSAAQRVALHVDEVLGNQEVVVKNLGPQLARLPGLAGISVLASGAVALIYNPVALAAVHGEQARQRQAAALAVPAHAASSASADQGAPQEPMPVLAPVAPQVPLVLVVDDSITVRRVTQRLLQREGYRVSLAADGLQALERLQQERPSVVLSDIEMPRMDGFDLARNIRADAALAELPIIMITSRIAEKHRDYARTLGVNHYLGKPYSEEELLRLVRAYTTEPTLAAAA from the coding sequence GTGTCGATTCAAACCCCTGCCACGGCCCCCATCGCCGGCAACCTGCCGGCCACCGAAGACCTCGGGCCGTTGGCCTGGGTGCTGGGAGAAATCCAGAAATCCCTCGACGGTGTGGGCAAGTCGTTGCGGCGCTTCGTGCGCGACGTGGGCAGTGCAACGGAGCCCGAGAGCGGCCCGCTGCAGATGGCCCGCCAGCAACTGCACCAGGCCGTCGGCGCGCTGCAGATGGTGGGGCACTCCTCGCCGGCGCTGGTGCTCGGCGCCATTGAATTCGCGGTGCAGGGCTTCATTGCCGAACCGCAGCGCTGCACCGACAGCGCCGTCCTGAAGATCGAGCGTGCCGGCTTCGCCGTCACCGATTTCCTCAGTGCACTGCTGGCCGGCAAGCCCGTGTCGTCGGTCGCACTTTTCCCCCAATACCGCGATGTGCTGGAACTGGGCGGCAACGAGCGCGTCCATCCGGCCGATCTCTGGAGCACCGCCTGGCGCTGGGTCGAGGTCAAGCCTGCGCTCACGCAGGCGGCCGTCGCCTATGACCCTTCCGTGCGTTCGCGGCTCGACCGCGAAGTGCTGCAGCTGGTCAAGGCCGGCGACATGCAGGCCGCCAAGAACCTGCAGGGCCTGTGCCTGGGGCTCGGACGCGGCGCGCTGCTGCCCCGCGTCGCCAGCTTCTGGACCCTGGCCGCGGGCTTCTTCGAAGCGCTGTCGCTCGGCCTGATTCCCGCCGACGCCTACGTCAAGCGCGCCGCCACGCGCGTGCTGCTGCAATACGCCACGCTGGCGCGCGGCGACAGCCTGGTGTCCGATCGTCTCGGCCAGGACCTGCTGTTCTTCTGCGCACAGGCCGTGCCCACCGCCCGCGACGAGGCCGCCACGCTGCGCACCGTGCGCAGCGCCTGGGGCGTGGCCCACGAGCAGCGCATCGACTACACCGTCGAGCAGTTCGGCCGCTTCGATCCGCTGGTGCTCACGCAGGCGCGCAAGCGCATCGAGACCGCCAAGGAAATGTGGTCGGCGCTCTCGGGCGGCGACATCACCCGCACGCGCCAGGTGGCCGACACCTTCGCGCAGCTGGGCGAATCGCTGCAGAAGCTGCACCCGCCGAGCCTGCCGATGGTCGAGGCGCTGTCGCATGCCGTCGAGGCGCTGTCGCATGCCGTCGAGGCTTCCGTGAAGTCGGGCCAGCCGCCCGACACCGAACTGGCGATGGAAGTCGCCACCTCCGTGCTGTACCTGGAGGCCGCGCTCGAAGACCTCGATCCGAGCGATCCGCAGCTCACCTCCCGCACGCTGCAGCTCGCGGGCCGCATCGAACGTGTGCGTGCGGGCGGCCATTCCGAGCCGCTTGAGCCGTGGATGGAAGACCTGTACCGCCGCGTGAGCGATCGCCAGACCATGGGCACCGTGGTCGACGAGTTGCGCAGCCACCTGAGCGAGCTCGAGAAGTCGCTCGACCAGTACTTCCGCCGCCCCGCCGAAAAGGGGCTCCTGCGCACCGTGCCGACGCAGCTCATGCAGATGCGCGGCGTGTTCTCCGTGCTCGGCCTCGACCAGGCCGCGCTTACCGTGCAGCGCATGCGCGACGACGTCGAGGCCATGCTGGTCAGCACCTCGCCCGCCGAGGAAATGGCCGGCTTCGACGCGCTGGGCAACAACCTGGGCGCGCTGGGCTTCCTGATCGACATGCTGGGCTACCAGCCCGCGCTGGCCAAGCGCCTGTTCGTGTTCGACGCCGAAGCCGGCGAACTCAAGCCGCTCATGGGCCGCCAGGCGACGGACAGCCACGAAGGCGAAGTCGCGACTCCCGTGGCCGAGCCCGTGCTCAGCATCGAGGAAGTCGACGCCCAGATCGCCTCGAAGCTCGCCGCGCTCGCCACGCCCGCCAGGAAGACCAAGCCGACGCCGCTCGAGGAATTCAGCCGCAAGGCCGAGAGCTGGACCTCCAAGATCACCGGACCGGGCGCATTGCCCGACACCGAGGTCACTGAGCTCGAGGAAGACGATCTCCAGAACATCTTCCTGGACGAAGCCCGCGAGGTGGTGCACAACGGCCTGGCCGCGATCACCGAACTGGGCAGCCATCCGGACGACATCGAAGAACTCACCATCCTGCGCCGCGCGTTCCACACGCTCAAGGGCAGCTCGCGCATGGTCGGCCTCACCGACTTCGGCGATGCCGCCTGGTCGCTCGAGCAGGTGCTCAACACCTGGCTGGCCGACCAGCGTCCCGCCACCCCGGAGATGCTGTCCGCCACCGAGCGCACGCTGCGCGACTTCGGCCAGTGGGTGGAAGCCATCGCCTCGGGCGAATCGCATTCCTGGCAGGCCGGCCCGTTCAGCCGCGTGGCCGATGCGCTGATGGCCGGCGAGCCCGTGCCGCCGCCGGTGCGCGTGGCCGACGCCGAGCAACTGGCCGTGGCTGCCCGCCACATTGCCGCGGAACCCGAGCTGCCGCCGCTGCCTGACCTGTCGTTCCTGCCCGACCTCCCGGTGCAGGCTGCGCCCGAGCCGTTCCCCGAACTGCCCGCGCTCGAAGAGCCGCAGAAGCCCGTGTCCGCGGACGCGGACGACGACTTCACGTCCACCGACTTCATCGATTTCGAGACGAAGCAGCCCACCTCGCCCGCACCGTTGGCGGCGCTGCCCACCGGTGACGACTTCGATTTCCTGGCGCCCGCGAAGACGCCGGCGCCCGCCGAGCCGGCCGCTGCGCCACTCGTCGAGCCCGAAGCGGGCATCGAGGCGACCGTGCCGACCGCCGCCAGTCTGCCCGACTTCGCCTGGGATCTGAACCCGCTGCCCGTGCCGGCGAACGAGCCCAAGGCCAACGACATGGCTCTGCCGCCGCTGGAAGCGCCGGCCGCGCTGCCTGAACTCGAGCTGACACTGGATCTGGAACCCGAAGCCGTGGCCGCTGAAGTCGCTGCCCCGGTCGAAACGCCCGCCGAATCACCGGTCGTGGTGGTCGAAGAAGAGACGCCGGAGCCCGTCGTCGCACAAGAAGCTGCTGTTGCGGATGTGGCGGAAGTCGTCGAGGAAGAAGCCTCGACTTCTGCCAGCGCCGAAGACCAGGTCAAGGTGATCGGTCCGCTGCGCATCGGCATCGCGCTCTACAACGTCTACCTCAACGAAGCCGACGAATGGTCCAGGCAACTGGCCACCGACGTCGGTGAATGGGCCCTCGAATCGCACGAGCGCCTGCCCGACTCGACCATCGCCCTTGCGCATTCGCTGGCTGGCAGTTCAGCCACCGTCGGCTTCCACAGCCTCTCTGGCATGGCGCGCCTGCTCGAATCGGCGCTGCAGCATCTGCAGATGCAGGGCAGCGGCACGCGTGAACAGGGCGTGGTGCTGGTCGCAGCGGCCGACGAGCTGCGCCGCCTGCTGCATCAGTTCGCCGTGGGGTTCCTCCGCGATCCGGCCGAGGGCACGCTGCAGGCACTGCGCGACATCGCGGCGGCACCCATGCCGCTCGAAGCCGCCGTGCGCAGCGAAGTCCGGCCGTTCCAGCAGATCGTGTCCACCAGCGACGGCATGGCCGACGTGGCACTGGACGATTCCGAAGACGCAATCGACCTCGCCGATGCGGTCGACGCCGACCTGTTCCCGATCTTCGAGGAAGAGGCCGCCGACCTGATGCCCCAGCTGGGCGAAGCGCTCCGCCAGTGGTCGCACCATCCCGACGACAGCGCGCCGCGCGCCTCGGTGCTGCGCACGCTGCACACGCTCAAGGGCAGCGCGCGCCTGGCCGGCGCCATGCGCCTGGGCGAACGCGCGCACCGCATGGAGTCCGAGATCGAAGTCCTGGGCTCCCAAGGCGCGGAGCGGGCCGACATCGAAAAGCTGCTGACCCGCCTGGACGCTCTGCAGGCCACCTTCGACGCGCTGCGCGCGGCCGACGATGCCACCCAGGCCGAAATGGCCCAGTTGGTGGCCGCGGCCACCGCGCCTGTGCCGGCGGTTTCCGTGGCCCAGGTTGCGGCAGCCGACGTCGGTGTGCCCGCGAACGACGAAGAAGCCTCTCCCGTCGAACCGGGCGAAGCCGCTGCGGCCGCCGAATCGGCCGTCACGATGCTGCAACCGCGCCCGGCGCCCGCACTGCTCGCGCCCCTGCGCGCCGCATCGGGCCAGGCCGTGCGCATCCGCACCCAGCTGCTCGACCGCCTGGTCGCGCAGACCGGCGAGGTCATCATCACGCGCTCGCGCCTGGAAGCCGAACTCGGCCAGCTGCGCGGGTCGCTGTCCGACCTCACGGGCAACCTGGACCGCCTGCGCCAGCAGCTGCGCGACATCGAAGTGCAGGCCGAAAGCCAGATGCAGTCGCGCCTGGCACAAGCCAAGGACTCGCAGCAGAGCTTCGACCCGCTCGAGTTCGACCGCTTCACCCGCGTGCAGGAACTCACGCGCATGATGGCCGAGTCGGTGAACGACGTGGCCACCGTGCAGCGCACGCTGCAAAAGACGGTGCAGGCGACGGAAGACGATTTGAGCGTGCAGGCACGCCAGACCCGCGAACTGCAGCGCGGCCTGCTGCGCACGCGCATGGTGGAGTTCGAAGGCATCTCCGACCGCCTCTACCGCGTGGTGCGCCAGGCGTCCAAGGACACCGGCAAGCAGGTGCGCCTCGACATCGTCGGCGGCTCCATCGAAATGGACCGTGGCGTGCTCGACCGGATGACGCCCGCCTTCGAGCACTTGCTGCGCAACTGCGTGGCGCACGGCATCGAGGATTCGGCGGCGCGCGAGAAGGCCGGCAAGGAGGCCAGCGGCCTCATCGTCATCGACCTGCACCACGAAGGCAACGACGTCTCGGTGAGCTTCCGCGACGACGGCGCCGGCCTCGACCAGAAACGCATTGCCGAGCGCGCCCGCGCACTCGGGCTGCTGGCGGGCGACCAGGAACTCACGCCGGAAGAAGCCACCGAGCTGATCTTCAAGCCCGGCTTCTCGACGGCCGGACAAGTCTCCGAACTGGCAGGCCGTGGCATCGGCATGGACGTGGTGCGCGCGCAGATCTCGGCGCTCGGCGGCCGCATCGAAACGCACAGCACGGCCGGCCAGGGCACCACCTTCAAGCTGGTGCTGCCGCTGACCACCGCCGTGACGCACGTGGTGATGCTGCGCGCCGGCGAGGTGTCGATCGGCGTGCCGTCGAACCTGGTGGAGCTGGTGCAACGCGTGGCCGGCGCCGACCTGGAGGCCGCCTACCTGCACAACAGCCATCCGTTCGGCAGCGAACAGGTGCCGTTCTACTGGGCCGGTGCGTTGCTGCAGGCCTCGGCCCGCAGCGAGCATGCCGGTGCCAAGAACAACACCCTCGTGATCGTGCGAAGCGCGGCACAGCGCGTTGCGCTGCACGTGGACGAAGTGCTGGGCAACCAGGAAGTCGTGGTGAAGAACCTCGGCCCGCAGCTCGCGCGGCTGCCCGGTCTGGCCGGCATCTCGGTGCTGGCTTCGGGTGCCGTTGCGCTGATCTACAACCCGGTGGCGCTGGCAGCAGTGCACGGCGAACAGGCGCGCCAGCGCCAGGCCGCCGCACTCGCGGTGCCGGCGCACGCGGCTTCCTCGGCTTCGGCCGACCAGGGCGCGCCGCAGGAACCGATGCCGGTGCTGGCCCCGGTGGCGCCGCAGGTGCCGCTGGTGCTGGTGGTGGACGACTCCATCACCGTGCGCCGCGTCACGCAGCGCCTGCTGCAGCGCGAAGGCTATCGCGTGTCGCTCGCGGCCGACGGCCTGCAGGCGCTCGAACGCCTCCAGCAGGAGCGCCCGTCGGTGGTGCTGTCGGACATCGAGATGCCGCGCATGGACGGCTTCGACCTGGCCCGCAACATCCGCGCCGATGCCGCACTGGCCGAGCTGCCGATCATCATGATCACCTCGCGCATCGCCGAGAAGCACCGCGACTACGCGCGCACGCTGGGCGTGAACCACTACCTGGGCAAGCCCTACTCGGAAGAGGAACTGCTGCGCCTGGTGCGTGCGTACACCACCGAGCCGACGCTCGCGGCTGCCGCCTGA
- a CDS encoding methyl-accepting chemotaxis protein encodes MSSIADKFKKLLPVSNGNDKARVDGSGSISLDDVDTVQVPDEKTVRIARKGESAFAAAPVPTGFADGDGLAGGENPDAAALEAIPAAGRTGSSQAKQQRILAILLAVTVLLLLLVAGSAILRAERLAQQVAATGQSLMQSQRLAKSISQALVGSASAFVEVKDSADDLTRRVSGLTNGDDALRLERVGNQYDEEMNKINPLVARADTSAKAVLAQRQILTQVGAALRDINQQSSTLLEMTETVASLKMQQNATLPEISAAGQLVMLTQRIGKSTNEFFTVEGVNPDAVFLLGKDLNTFQETTRGLLDGNAQQRFPGSKDPQTRQQLEAILKTYEQMRTQASAILGNLQGLVAAREAQASILTDSEPLRKSLGDLQDKLSARTGLGAGTIVLLFVLSLAALALAGAIGFVQVREGRERAATAERERLAAEQTSEEAGRINNANQAAILRLMNELQTVAEGDLTQEATVTEDITGAIADSVNYTVEELRLLVGNVQNTATRVAQTTSQVENTSTELLAASTEQLREIRETGQSVLTMAERINGVSTQAQESATVARQSLQAASSGLQAVQNAIGGMNSIRDQIQETSKRIKRLGESSQEIGEITELISDITEQTNVLALNAAIQAASAGEAGRGFSVVAEEVQRLAERSADATRQISALVKAIQTDTQDAVGAMERSTQGVVEGAKLSDNAGTALTEIDRVSRRLAELIEQISQSASREADSANVVAANIQHIFAVTEQTGEGTRTTAQQVRELSQMAEELRRSVARFKIA; translated from the coding sequence GTGAGCTCGATCGCCGACAAGTTCAAGAAATTACTGCCCGTGAGCAACGGGAACGACAAGGCCCGCGTCGACGGCTCCGGTTCGATATCGCTCGACGATGTCGACACGGTTCAGGTTCCGGACGAGAAAACCGTGCGCATCGCCAGAAAGGGCGAAAGCGCCTTCGCCGCTGCGCCTGTGCCCACCGGCTTCGCCGATGGCGACGGCCTGGCCGGCGGCGAGAACCCCGACGCGGCGGCGCTCGAGGCCATCCCGGCCGCGGGCCGGACAGGCTCCAGCCAGGCAAAGCAGCAGCGGATCCTGGCCATCCTGCTGGCCGTCACGGTGCTGCTGCTGCTCCTGGTGGCCGGCTCCGCCATTCTTCGCGCGGAACGCCTCGCCCAGCAGGTGGCAGCCACCGGCCAGTCGCTGATGCAGTCGCAGCGTCTGGCGAAATCGATCTCCCAGGCCCTCGTCGGCAGCGCCTCGGCGTTCGTCGAAGTGAAGGACAGCGCCGACGACCTGACGCGCCGCGTCTCGGGTCTGACCAACGGCGACGACGCATTGCGCCTCGAACGCGTGGGCAACCAGTACGACGAGGAGATGAACAAGATCAATCCTCTCGTTGCACGCGCCGACACCAGCGCCAAGGCCGTGCTGGCCCAGCGCCAGATCCTGACCCAGGTGGGTGCCGCCTTGCGCGACATCAACCAGCAGTCGTCCACGCTGCTCGAAATGACGGAAACCGTCGCGTCGCTGAAGATGCAGCAGAACGCCACGCTGCCCGAAATCTCGGCCGCCGGCCAGCTCGTGATGCTGACGCAGCGCATCGGCAAGTCGACCAACGAATTCTTCACGGTCGAGGGTGTGAACCCCGACGCCGTGTTCCTGCTCGGCAAGGATCTGAACACCTTCCAGGAAACCACCCGCGGCCTGCTCGACGGCAATGCGCAACAGCGCTTCCCCGGCTCGAAGGACCCGCAGACGCGCCAGCAGCTCGAAGCCATCCTGAAGACCTACGAGCAGATGCGCACGCAGGCCTCCGCCATTCTGGGCAACCTGCAGGGTCTGGTGGCGGCGCGCGAAGCGCAGGCGTCCATCCTGACCGACAGCGAACCGCTGCGTAAGTCGCTCGGCGACCTGCAGGACAAGCTCTCCGCCCGCACGGGCCTGGGCGCCGGCACCATCGTGCTGCTGTTCGTGCTGTCGCTGGCCGCCCTGGCCCTCGCCGGCGCCATCGGTTTCGTGCAGGTGCGCGAAGGCCGCGAACGTGCCGCAACTGCCGAACGCGAGCGTCTGGCTGCCGAGCAGACTTCGGAAGAAGCCGGCCGCATCAACAACGCCAACCAGGCCGCCATTCTTCGGCTGATGAACGAACTGCAGACAGTGGCCGAAGGCGACCTGACGCAGGAAGCGACCGTGACCGAGGACATCACCGGCGCCATCGCCGACTCGGTGAACTACACGGTGGAAGAACTGCGTTTGCTGGTGGGCAACGTGCAGAACACGGCAACTCGTGTGGCGCAGACGACGTCGCAGGTGGAAAACACCTCGACCGAACTGCTCGCCGCCTCGACCGAACAGCTGCGCGAAATTCGCGAAACCGGCCAGTCGGTGCTGACCATGGCCGAGCGAATCAACGGCGTGTCCACGCAGGCGCAAGAGTCCGCCACGGTGGCGCGCCAGTCGCTGCAAGCCGCATCGTCGGGTCTGCAGGCCGTGCAGAACGCCATCGGCGGTATGAACTCCATCCGCGACCAGATCCAGGAAACCTCCAAGCGGATCAAGCGCCTGGGCGAGTCGTCGCAGGAAATTGGCGAAATCACCGAGCTGATCTCGGACATTACCGAACAGACGAACGTGCTGGCGCTGAACGCCGCCATTCAAGCGGCGTCCGCTGGTGAAGCCGGTCGAGGCTTCTCGGTGGTGGCGGAAGAAGTTCAGCGACTGGCCGAACGCTCCGCAGACGCCACGCGCCAGATTTCGGCGCTGGTGAAGGCGATTCAGACCGACACGCAGGATGCGGTGGGCGCCATGGAGCGTTCCACGCAGGGTGTGGTCGAAGGGGCTAAGCTGTCCGACAACGCGGGTACCGCGCTGACCGAGATCGACCGCGTGTCGCGCCGCCTCGCCGAGCTGATCGAGCAGATTTCGCAGTCCGCCTCCCGCGAAGCCGATTCGGCCAACGTGGTGGCCGCCAACATCCAGCACATTTTTGCGGTGACCGAGCAGACCGGTGAAGGTACGCGGACCACGGCCCAGCAGGTGCGCGAGCTCTCGCAGATGGCGGAAGAACTGCGCCGCTCGGTAGCCCGTTTCAAGATTGCCTGA
- a CDS encoding chemotaxis protein CheW: MANRDALRAFQSRLASRLQAARTTGVAATWLAVEAGEGKYLFPLGHAGEIFPWTPPQPVPYTEPWFLGVANLRGGLYGVVQLSGFATGGSGALAATEAARIQSRLVAFNELLEVNCALLVDRLAGLRGAEAFTASEPPGAEAPAWHGHLYTDAAGERWQEVNLQALSQQPQFLSIGA; encoded by the coding sequence ATGGCGAATCGCGACGCACTGAGAGCCTTCCAGTCCCGGCTTGCAAGCCGTCTGCAGGCTGCGCGCACGACAGGCGTGGCCGCGACGTGGCTTGCCGTCGAGGCGGGCGAGGGCAAGTACCTCTTCCCGCTGGGACACGCCGGCGAAATCTTTCCCTGGACGCCGCCGCAGCCCGTGCCCTACACGGAGCCGTGGTTCCTCGGCGTCGCCAACCTGCGCGGCGGCCTCTATGGCGTCGTCCAGCTCTCGGGCTTCGCCACAGGCGGGTCCGGCGCACTGGCCGCCACCGAGGCGGCGCGCATCCAATCGCGGCTCGTTGCGTTCAACGAGCTGCTCGAAGTCAACTGCGCATTGCTGGTCGACCGACTGGCGGGGTTGCGGGGCGCGGAGGCCTTCACGGCTTCCGAACCTCCGGGCGCAGAAGCACCTGCGTGGCATGGGCATCTGTACACCGACGCAGCAGGGGAGCGCTGGCAGGAAGTCAACCTGCAAGCGCTCTCGCAGCAACCCCAGTTTTTGAGTATTGGTGCTTAG
- a CDS encoding response regulator has protein sequence MPIRKILVVDDSKTELVFLTDLLQKNGFAVKTAENADDAMRRLEEEQPDLILMDVVMPGQNGFQLTRAIARDPKYAAIPIILCTSKNQETDRVWGMRQGARDYIVKPVNAADLMSKISALA, from the coding sequence ATGCCTATTCGAAAAATCCTCGTCGTCGACGACTCCAAGACTGAATTGGTGTTTCTGACGGACCTCCTCCAGAAGAACGGCTTCGCCGTGAAGACGGCCGAAAACGCCGATGACGCGATGCGCCGCCTGGAAGAAGAGCAACCCGACCTGATCCTCATGGACGTGGTCATGCCCGGCCAGAACGGCTTCCAACTCACGCGCGCCATCGCCCGCGACCCGAAGTACGCGGCCATCCCGATCATCCTGTGCACCAGCAAGAACCAGGAAACCGATCGCGTCTGGGGCATGCGCCAGGGCGCACGCGACTACATCGTGAAGCCGGTCAACGCGGCGGATCTGATGTCCAAGATCAGCGCGCTGGCCTGA
- a CDS encoding response regulator: MGPNGSGYKVLVIDDSNTIRRSAEIFLKQGGHEVLLAEDGFDALSKVNDHKPHLIFCDILMPRLDGYQTCAIIKRNAHFSKVPVVMLSSKDGVFDKARGRMVGSQDYLTKPFTKDQLLQAVQQFGIVQQEVQ; encoded by the coding sequence ATGGGCCCGAATGGATCAGGTTACAAGGTGCTGGTCATCGATGACAGCAACACCATCCGGCGCAGTGCCGAGATTTTTCTGAAGCAGGGTGGGCACGAGGTTCTTCTGGCGGAAGACGGTTTCGATGCGCTCTCCAAGGTTAACGACCACAAGCCCCATCTGATTTTCTGCGACATCCTCATGCCGCGTCTCGATGGCTACCAGACCTGCGCCATCATCAAGCGCAACGCCCATTTTTCCAAGGTTCCGGTCGTCATGCTGTCTTCGAAAGACGGTGTATTCGACAAGGCCCGCGGCCGCATGGTCGGGTCGCAAGACTACCTGACCAAGCCTTTCACCAAAGACCAACTGCTGCAGGCCGTGCAGCAGTTTGGCATCGTTCAACAGGAAGTGCAGTAA
- a CDS encoding rubredoxin has product MNTKTWMCLICGWIYDEAVGVPEDGIAAGTAWADVPMNWTCPECGARKEDFEMVEI; this is encoded by the coding sequence ATGAATACGAAAACTTGGATGTGCCTGATTTGTGGGTGGATCTATGACGAAGCGGTGGGTGTACCGGAAGACGGGATCGCGGCAGGCACGGCCTGGGCCGATGTTCCGATGAACTGGACCTGTCCTGAGTGCGGTGCACGCAAGGAAGACTTCGAAATGGTTGAAATCTGA
- a CDS encoding bifunctional hydroxymethylpyrimidine kinase/phosphomethylpyrimidine kinase: MTIYLLPADNARKPGDLNDPSQDAEEVAERDLNPPCVLVFNASDPSGAGGLAADALAMASVGAHILPVVTGAYARDTAEIFDHFAFDEEAIAEQARAILEDVEVQLIKVGFVGTPDALSTIAETASDYPEVPVVAYMPNLSWWDENQIEAYLDAFRELVLPQTTVLVGNHSTLWRWLLPDWSGERAPGARDIAKAAGEFGVPYTLVTGMVLPDQFIDNVLASPQSVLANEKYERLEAVFAGAGDTLSAALAALLASGTDLVAATSEALAYMDRCLDAGFRPGMGHVLPDRLFWAEPEDDEGDDDPDAPQDFALPPHDTRH, encoded by the coding sequence ATGACCATCTACTTACTTCCAGCAGACAACGCCCGCAAACCGGGCGATCTTAACGACCCCTCGCAGGACGCCGAAGAGGTCGCCGAGCGCGACCTCAATCCGCCCTGCGTGCTGGTCTTCAATGCCAGCGATCCGAGCGGTGCCGGCGGCCTGGCGGCGGACGCCCTCGCCATGGCGTCGGTGGGCGCACACATTCTGCCCGTGGTGACGGGCGCCTACGCCCGGGACACGGCCGAGATATTCGACCATTTCGCGTTCGACGAGGAAGCCATCGCCGAGCAGGCGCGGGCCATCCTGGAGGACGTGGAAGTCCAGCTGATCAAGGTGGGTTTCGTCGGAACGCCCGACGCCCTGAGCACGATCGCCGAGACCGCCTCCGACTATCCCGAGGTGCCCGTCGTGGCCTACATGCCCAACCTGTCCTGGTGGGACGAAAACCAGATCGAGGCCTATCTGGACGCTTTTCGCGAGCTCGTTTTGCCGCAGACAACAGTGTTGGTCGGAAACCACAGCACGCTGTGGCGGTGGCTCCTTCCGGACTGGAGCGGCGAGCGCGCGCCCGGCGCGCGAGACATCGCCAAGGCCGCCGGCGAGTTCGGCGTGCCCTACACGCTGGTGACCGGCATGGTGCTGCCCGACCAGTTCATCGACAACGTGCTGGCCTCGCCGCAGTCGGTGCTCGCCAACGAGAAGTACGAGCGACTCGAGGCGGTCTTCGCCGGCGCGGGCGACACGCTCTCGGCAGCGCTGGCCGCCCTGCTTGCGAGCGGCACCGACCTGGTGGCCGCCACGAGCGAAGCCCTCGCCTACATGGACCGGTGCCTGGACGCGGGCTTCCGCCCCGGCATGGGCCACGTGCTGCCCGACCGCCTGTTCTGGGCCGAGCCCGAGGACGACGAGGGCGACGACGACCCCGACGCGCCCCAGGACTTTGCCCTCCCCCCTCACGACACCCGACACTGA